In Candidatus Anaeroferrophillus wilburensis, one DNA window encodes the following:
- a CDS encoding sigma-70 family RNA polymerase sigma factor: protein VSNNNHLFADDVLQQYLKEVRSIPLLSEEEEIQLAQRVRKGDEEAKKKMIEANLRLVMHLVKKYINRGLPVADLVEEGNLGLIKAVERFDPARNCRFSTYAVWWIRQYMKRAIINQSKVVRLPIHVMEELNLYLKGCRDFIMKYNRDPSLEEVSQYLDHRFSTIPSFLGSFSQMLSLSSGRNDDDDQGGSLLLDQLADKNAVNPMEHLHRVIRLKTIFLWLNELTHKEKYIIIHRFGLYNEDPQTLEEIGQSLGLTRERIRQVEGSALVKLRHIIESHKISLDDLV, encoded by the coding sequence GTGAGTAACAATAACCATCTTTTTGCTGATGATGTTCTGCAACAGTACCTGAAAGAGGTGCGATCTATTCCGCTGCTCTCTGAAGAGGAAGAGATTCAACTGGCTCAACGGGTCAGAAAGGGGGATGAGGAAGCCAAAAAAAAGATGATTGAAGCCAATTTGCGACTGGTGATGCATCTGGTGAAAAAATATATCAATCGGGGATTGCCCGTTGCAGATCTGGTGGAGGAGGGGAACCTAGGGTTGATTAAAGCTGTTGAACGATTTGATCCGGCCCGCAACTGTCGCTTTTCCACCTATGCCGTCTGGTGGATCCGGCAATATATGAAACGGGCAATTATCAATCAGAGCAAAGTCGTGCGGCTGCCCATTCATGTGATGGAAGAACTGAACCTGTATCTCAAGGGTTGCCGGGATTTTATTATGAAATATAATCGTGACCCCTCCCTTGAGGAAGTTTCGCAATACCTTGACCACCGCTTCAGTACCATCCCCTCTTTTTTGGGTTCTTTCAGTCAGATGCTCAGCTTATCGTCCGGCCGAAATGACGATGATGATCAGGGCGGCTCATTACTGCTGGATCAACTGGCCGACAAAAACGCAGTGAATCCCATGGAGCATCTCCATCGGGTTATTCGTTTGAAAACCATTTTTCTCTGGCTTAATGAACTCACCCATAAGGAAAAATATATCATTATTCACCGTTTCGGCCTCTACAATGAGGATCCTCAAACGCTTGAGGAGATTGGCCAGTCATTGGGCTTGACCCGGGAGCGTATTCGCCAGGTTGAGGGTAGCGCGCTGGTGAAATTGCGCCATATTATTGAAAGTCACAAAATATCATTGGATGATCTGGTGTGA
- a CDS encoding 1-deoxy-D-xylulose-5-phosphate synthase: MSFLENINDPADLRQLNIVDLMDLAEEIREVIIRTVASNGGHLAPSLGVVELTLALHYVFQTPEDLLVWDVGHQAYAHKLITGRRDRFSTLRQLDGLSGFPKRQESPYDAFDVGHSSTSISAALGMGLAREQQGKKGRVLAVIGDGSMTAGMSFEALNHAGSLDRDLIVVLNDNEMSISNNVGALSSYLNRLMTGEKVNRFRHDVKSVLTHIPGVGNPIFKMVKRAEGTFKGFVVPLGTLFEDLGFQYVGPLPGHSLEDLVDTFNNVKKLEGPILVHVITKKGKGYAPAEKNPADFHGVGPFDIDTGRVLKKKNAPMSYTAVFGQVLVKLARDDERLMGITAAMPAGTGMEVLARDFPGRVIDVGIAEQHGVTLAAGMATQGLRPFVAVYSTFMQRAYDQIIHDVALQQLPVTLCLDRGGLVGEDGPTHHGMFDLSYLRLIPGLTIMAPKDENELQHLMKTALYLNGPAAIRYPRGSGLGVEMDQVLSCVPVGSWEVLREGVDGAVLAVGSCVEPARQAIEALMAERNNLKLALINCRFVKPMDEDLLCSCLREQPFILTVEENSVVGGFGSAVAQFQAITGGIGGARVVNHGLPDRFIEHGSLTQLRHKYGLDAEGITALLKTLLQNS, encoded by the coding sequence ATGAGTTTTCTGGAAAATATCAATGATCCCGCTGATCTGAGACAATTGAATATTGTCGACCTTATGGACCTGGCGGAGGAAATAAGGGAAGTGATTATCCGGACGGTGGCCAGCAACGGCGGCCATCTTGCCCCTTCCCTGGGGGTGGTTGAATTGACGCTGGCCCTCCATTATGTCTTCCAGACCCCCGAAGATCTGCTGGTGTGGGATGTCGGCCACCAGGCTTATGCCCACAAATTGATTACCGGCCGGCGTGACCGCTTCTCGACCCTGCGCCAGCTCGATGGCCTCAGCGGCTTTCCCAAACGTCAGGAAAGCCCCTATGATGCCTTTGACGTGGGGCACAGCAGCACGTCCATATCAGCTGCTCTGGGGATGGGATTGGCCAGGGAACAGCAGGGGAAAAAAGGTCGGGTGCTGGCGGTGATCGGCGATGGCTCCATGACCGCTGGCATGTCCTTTGAAGCCCTGAATCATGCCGGCAGTCTTGACCGTGATCTGATTGTTGTTCTCAATGACAATGAGATGTCCATTTCCAACAATGTGGGCGCGTTGTCCAGTTATCTCAATCGCCTGATGACCGGAGAAAAAGTGAACCGTTTTCGCCATGATGTAAAATCGGTGCTGACCCACATTCCCGGTGTTGGCAACCCCATTTTCAAGATGGTCAAACGGGCCGAAGGTACCTTTAAAGGTTTTGTTGTTCCTTTGGGTACCCTCTTTGAGGATCTGGGTTTTCAGTATGTGGGGCCGTTGCCCGGGCACAGTCTTGAAGATCTGGTTGATACCTTCAATAATGTGAAAAAGCTTGAAGGACCGATTCTGGTTCATGTCATCACTAAAAAAGGCAAGGGGTACGCCCCGGCGGAAAAAAATCCGGCCGATTTCCATGGGGTAGGACCCTTCGACATAGATACCGGGAGAGTGCTGAAAAAGAAAAATGCCCCCATGTCCTATACTGCTGTTTTTGGCCAGGTGCTGGTGAAGTTGGCGCGGGATGACGAGCGCCTCATGGGGATTACCGCTGCCATGCCGGCGGGTACCGGGATGGAGGTTCTGGCGCGTGATTTCCCCGGCCGGGTCATTGATGTGGGCATTGCCGAACAGCATGGTGTAACGCTGGCGGCCGGAATGGCAACCCAGGGTCTGCGCCCCTTTGTCGCCGTTTATTCCACCTTTATGCAGCGGGCTTACGATCAGATTATCCATGATGTCGCCCTGCAGCAGCTGCCGGTGACGTTGTGTCTCGATCGGGGCGGCCTGGTGGGCGAAGATGGTCCCACTCATCATGGGATGTTTGACCTTTCCTACCTGCGGCTGATTCCCGGGTTGACCATTATGGCACCAAAAGATGAAAATGAGTTGCAGCATCTGATGAAAACCGCCCTGTACCTGAACGGGCCGGCCGCAATCCGCTATCCCCGGGGCAGTGGTTTGGGGGTGGAGATGGACCAGGTTCTCAGCTGTGTACCGGTGGGTTCCTGGGAGGTGCTGCGCGAGGGAGTTGATGGTGCGGTGCTGGCTGTGGGTTCGTGCGTTGAGCCGGCTCGTCAAGCAATTGAGGCACTCATGGCAGAGCGGAACAACCTTAAGCTGGCATTGATCAACTGCCGTTTTGTCAAGCCGATGGACGAAGATTTATTGTGTTCCTGTCTGCGGGAGCAGCCATTTATCCTGACGGTTGAGGAAAATTCGGTGGTTGGCGGTTTTGGCAGTGCTGTGGCCCAGTTTCAGGCAATAACCGGTGGTATTGGTGGTGCCAGGGTTGTTAACCATGGCCTGCCGGACCGGTTTATTGAGCATGGCAGCTTGACCCAGCTGCGCCATAAATATGGCCTTGATGCGGAAGGGATAACCGCGCTCCTGAAGACCTTGTTGCAAAACAGCTGA